A section of the Streptomyces xinghaiensis S187 genome encodes:
- a CDS encoding GvpL/GvpF family gas vesicle protein, with the protein MSTYVYGIMDGDRPDLPGSLAGVGDPPHPVRVLRAGGLAAVVSDCPEQLRPKRRDLLAHQHVLAEAGADGAVLPLRFGSLSADDDAVLAVLTEHAEHYRAQLTELDGRVEYNVKAVHREEDVLRLVVSEDPEIRALTEANRASGGGSHEDRLRLGELVAGAVRAREAQDGKAVEAALASAAEQQSPGPESSGWLVNLSFLMQRDEAAAFMESVEDVRRNHPHLDIRVTGPLPPYSFVRAVPAHA; encoded by the coding sequence GTGAGCACCTACGTCTACGGCATCATGGACGGCGACCGCCCGGATCTCCCCGGGAGCCTCGCCGGAGTCGGCGATCCGCCGCACCCGGTGCGGGTGCTCCGCGCGGGCGGTCTGGCCGCCGTCGTCAGCGACTGTCCCGAGCAGCTCCGGCCCAAGCGCCGCGACCTGCTGGCCCACCAGCACGTCCTGGCGGAGGCCGGTGCCGACGGCGCCGTGCTGCCCCTGCGGTTCGGCAGCCTCTCCGCCGACGACGACGCCGTGCTGGCGGTGCTCACCGAACACGCCGAGCACTACCGGGCCCAGCTCACCGAACTGGACGGCCGGGTCGAGTACAACGTCAAGGCCGTGCACCGCGAGGAGGACGTGCTCCGGCTGGTGGTCTCCGAGGACCCGGAGATCCGGGCCCTGACGGAGGCCAACCGCGCCTCCGGCGGCGGCTCCCACGAGGACCGGCTGCGCCTCGGCGAGCTGGTCGCGGGCGCCGTACGGGCCCGCGAGGCGCAGGACGGCAAGGCCGTCGAGGCGGCTCTCGCCTCCGCCGCCGAGCAGCAGAGCCCGGGCCCCGAGTCCTCGGGCTGGCTGGTCAACCTGTCCTTCCTGATGCAGCGCGACGAGGCCGCGGCCTTCATGGAGTCCGTCGAGGACGTCCGCCGGAACCACCCCCACCTGGACATCCGGGTGACCGGCCCGCTGCCCCCGTACAGCTTCGTCCGGGCCGTCCCGGCACACGCCTGA
- the gvpO gene encoding gas vesicle protein GvpO → MADKSENSDKSAAESRSGSQAALDVLRTAGAQLAELTGLRAETVTRFERTGEGWLIEIEVLELPRVPETMSLMASYEVNTDQDGQLTGYRRTRRYERGRADRR, encoded by the coding sequence ATGGCAGACAAATCCGAGAACAGTGACAAGAGCGCGGCGGAGAGCCGCAGCGGCAGCCAAGCGGCCCTGGACGTCCTCCGCACCGCGGGTGCTCAGCTCGCCGAGCTGACCGGCCTGCGCGCGGAGACGGTGACCCGGTTCGAACGAACTGGTGAGGGCTGGCTGATCGAGATCGAGGTCCTCGAACTCCCGCGGGTGCCCGAGACGATGAGCCTGATGGCGTCCTACGAGGTCAATACCGACCAGGACGGCCAACTCACCGGCTACCGGCGTACCCGGCGCTACGAGCGCGGCCGGGCGGACCGCCGCTGA
- a CDS encoding gas vesicle structural protein GvpA translates to MTVVPAQQQGGSGGGSSGLYDVLELILDRGLVIDAFVRVSLVGIEILKIDVRVVVASVDTYLRFAEACNRLDLESGPRKDPGLPDLVGEMTESGAKGKSKGALSGAAETLSDAFKQGQDRASGEQEAEPARKPRRTTTRRKEETE, encoded by the coding sequence ATGACCGTTGTACCGGCACAACAGCAAGGCGGTTCGGGCGGCGGCAGCAGCGGCCTCTACGACGTCCTGGAACTGATACTCGACCGCGGGCTGGTGATCGACGCGTTCGTGCGTGTCTCACTGGTCGGCATCGAGATACTCAAGATCGATGTGCGGGTGGTCGTCGCGAGCGTCGACACCTACCTGCGCTTCGCCGAGGCGTGCAACCGCCTCGATCTGGAGTCCGGTCCGCGCAAGGACCCGGGTCTGCCCGACCTCGTCGGCGAGATGACCGAGTCCGGTGCGAAGGGCAAGTCCAAGGGCGCCCTGTCCGGCGCCGCCGAGACGCTCTCCGATGCCTTCAAGCAGGGCCAGGACCGCGCGTCCGGTGAGCAGGAGGCCGAGCCGGCCCGCAAGCCCCGCCGCACCACGACCCGCAGGAAGGAGGAGACCGAGTGA
- a CDS encoding DNA primase, whose amino-acid sequence MSAMNNRLAMTLAVGAGYLLGRTKKAKLALGVGGMVLGKRLNLNPQQLTGLLTEQLKNNPQLAEVRDQLRNDLQGVGRAAATAVVTRRLDALSDRLHDRTLGVQDKLGAAGGKVAGSTMPGGSAAESDADRDEHEDEAHDTRGADAERGATGKGGGTGKTEKDERPARKPARAAKKAPASGAGRPAKKTASSAGSSAGKAGRAAKKTTARRRTTGGDDRG is encoded by the coding sequence ATGAGCGCGATGAACAACCGGCTGGCGATGACGCTGGCCGTGGGCGCGGGCTATCTGCTGGGACGCACGAAGAAGGCGAAACTCGCTCTCGGCGTCGGCGGCATGGTGCTCGGCAAACGGCTGAATCTGAACCCCCAGCAGCTCACCGGGCTGCTCACCGAACAGCTGAAGAACAACCCGCAGCTCGCCGAGGTGCGGGACCAGCTCCGGAACGACCTGCAGGGCGTGGGCAGGGCCGCGGCGACCGCCGTGGTCACGCGCCGGCTGGACGCCCTCTCCGACCGTCTGCACGACCGCACCCTCGGGGTGCAGGACAAGCTCGGCGCGGCCGGCGGGAAGGTGGCCGGCAGCACGATGCCCGGCGGCTCCGCGGCCGAGTCCGACGCGGACCGGGACGAGCACGAGGACGAGGCGCACGACACCCGGGGGGCGGACGCGGAGCGCGGCGCCACCGGGAAGGGCGGCGGCACGGGGAAGACGGAGAAGGACGAGCGCCCCGCCCGCAAGCCCGCCCGTGCCGCGAAGAAGGCCCCGGCCTCCGGCGCCGGGCGTCCGGCGAAGAAGACGGCCTCCTCGGCGGGGTCCTCCGCGGGCAAGGCCGGCCGGGCCGCGAAGAAGACCACCGCCCGGCGGCGCACCACGGGAGGTGACGACCGTGGCTGA
- a CDS encoding glycosyltransferase family 4 protein, with amino-acid sequence MQISFLIHNAYGIGGTIRTTYNLARSLAEQHDVEIVSVFRHRDAPVFDHGPHVRLRHLVDLRKDSPGYEGDSPEHRLPARVFPRAEGRYKQYSRLTDRRIAEHLRTVEADVVVGTRPGLNAHIARETRRGPVLVGQEHLTLDSHSAALRAQLGRLYPRLDAVTTVTEADATSYRRRLKLPGVHVEAVPNSVPEPRVAPADGSGKWVVAAGRLARVKRYDLLIRAFAKVVAVRPDWRLRIYGGGAEKEKLRRLIDNLGLYNHVYLMGPANPLDPEWTKGSIAAVTSSLESFGMTIVEAMRCGLPVVSTDCPHGPGEIIDNGVDGRLVPTGNADAIATALLELINDDSLRHRMGRAALDDSSRFDPSRVACRYETLFRELVERGGRGTRGRLRSSLHRTRGALLGGAYTARAHAAAALRGGRTA; translated from the coding sequence ATGCAGATTTCCTTTCTGATTCACAACGCGTACGGCATCGGGGGCACGATCCGTACCACCTACAACCTCGCCCGCTCGCTGGCCGAACAGCACGACGTGGAGATCGTCTCCGTCTTCCGCCACCGTGACGCGCCCGTCTTCGACCACGGCCCGCACGTCCGGCTGCGGCACCTCGTGGACCTCCGCAAGGACAGCCCGGGCTACGAGGGGGACAGTCCCGAACACCGCCTGCCCGCCCGGGTGTTCCCCAGGGCGGAGGGGCGCTACAAGCAGTACAGCCGGCTCACCGACCGCCGGATCGCCGAGCATCTGCGCACCGTCGAGGCGGACGTCGTCGTCGGCACCCGGCCCGGGCTCAACGCGCACATCGCCCGGGAGACCCGGCGCGGCCCGGTCCTCGTCGGGCAGGAGCATCTGACCCTGGACAGCCACTCGGCCGCGCTGCGCGCACAGCTGGGGCGGCTCTATCCCCGGCTCGACGCGGTCACCACCGTCACCGAGGCCGACGCCACGTCCTACCGGCGCCGGCTCAAGCTGCCCGGAGTCCATGTGGAGGCGGTGCCGAACAGCGTGCCGGAGCCGCGGGTCGCGCCCGCCGACGGCTCCGGCAAATGGGTGGTCGCGGCCGGCCGGCTGGCCCGGGTCAAACGCTACGACCTGCTGATCCGCGCCTTCGCAAAGGTGGTCGCGGTCAGACCCGACTGGCGGCTGCGGATCTACGGCGGCGGCGCGGAGAAGGAGAAACTGCGGAGGCTGATCGACAACCTCGGCCTCTACAACCACGTCTACCTGATGGGGCCCGCCAATCCGCTCGACCCCGAGTGGACCAAGGGGTCGATCGCCGCCGTCACCTCCAGCCTGGAGTCCTTCGGGATGACCATCGTCGAGGCCATGCGCTGCGGACTGCCGGTGGTCTCCACCGACTGCCCGCACGGGCCGGGGGAGATCATCGACAACGGCGTCGACGGCAGGCTGGTGCCGACCGGCAACGCCGACGCGATCGCCACCGCCCTCCTCGAACTGATCAACGACGACTCCTTAAGGCACCGGATGGGCCGCGCGGCACTGGACGATTCCTCCCGTTTCGACCCCTCCCGGGTCGCCTGCCGCTACGAGACCCTGTTCCGGGAACTCGTGGAGCGCGGTGGCCGCGGGACCCGGGGCCGGCTGCGCAGCTCGCTGCACCGCACCCGGGGCGCGCTGCTCGGCGGGGCCTACACCGCCCGCGCCCACGCCGCCGCCGCTCTGAGAGGGGGCCGCACCGCATGA
- a CDS encoding helix-turn-helix transcriptional regulator, with protein sequence MPATSARLLRLLSLLQAHREWSGADLADRLGVTARTVRRDVDRLRELGYPVHASPGTGGGYQLGAGAALPPLLLDDEEAVAVAVVLRTAAGGGLEGIEETSVRALAKLEQVLPARLRRRVEAFTSFTVPMLGGRGGPTVGADVLTELAFACRDRERVRFDYRDHQGREGRRTVEPHRLVFTERRWYLVAWDVDRRDWRTFRADRLTPRPPHGPRFEPRTPPAGDLAAYVARGVSTQAYALRAVVLLHAPLEEAAARVTPAMGTLEAVDEHSCLLRTGAPGPETMVAHLASLGFDFEIREPAGLKEHMAPIAARLNRALGVSPD encoded by the coding sequence ATGCCGGCCACCTCCGCACGTCTCCTCCGTCTGCTCTCCCTGCTGCAAGCCCACCGGGAATGGTCCGGCGCGGATCTCGCCGATCGTCTCGGCGTCACCGCGCGCACCGTCCGGAGGGACGTCGACCGGCTGCGCGAGCTGGGCTACCCGGTGCACGCGAGCCCCGGTACCGGCGGCGGCTACCAACTGGGCGCGGGGGCGGCCCTCCCGCCGCTGCTCCTCGACGACGAGGAGGCCGTCGCGGTGGCGGTCGTCCTGCGCACCGCGGCCGGCGGCGGTCTCGAGGGCATCGAGGAGACCTCCGTCCGGGCGCTCGCCAAGCTGGAGCAGGTGCTGCCGGCCCGGCTGCGCCGGCGGGTCGAGGCGTTCACCTCCTTCACCGTGCCGATGCTCGGCGGGCGGGGCGGGCCCACGGTCGGCGCCGACGTGCTGACCGAGCTCGCGTTCGCCTGCCGCGACCGGGAGCGGGTGCGCTTCGACTACCGGGACCACCAGGGCCGCGAGGGCCGGCGGACCGTCGAGCCGCACCGGCTGGTCTTCACCGAGCGCCGCTGGTACCTCGTCGCCTGGGACGTGGACCGGCGGGACTGGCGGACGTTCCGGGCCGACCGGCTCACGCCCCGGCCGCCGCACGGCCCGCGGTTCGAGCCGCGCACCCCACCGGCCGGGGATCTCGCCGCCTACGTCGCCCGGGGCGTCTCCACCCAGGCGTACGCCCTCCGGGCCGTCGTCCTGCTGCACGCCCCGCTGGAGGAGGCAGCGGCGCGCGTCACCCCCGCGATGGGGACGCTGGAGGCGGTCGACGAGCACAGCTGCCTGCTCCGGACCGGGGCGCCCGGCCCGGAGACGATGGTCGCCCACCTGGCCTCGCTGGGCTTCGACTTCGAGATACGGGAGCCGGCCGGGCTGAAGGAGCACATGGCGCCGATAGCCGCTCGGCTGAACAGGGCACTCGGCGTTTCACCGGACTGA
- a CDS encoding phosphatase PAP2 family protein yields MRTDRILARLEQEPERASSRDVPRMSRTRKALFGSALGCYAAVVLAVFVSDRLILLDWQVMLFRPYKQWPELHAALDYFVVLGQRGPTAVLVAAWLGWRSWRQRTLRPLLALGAALLLLNSTVGAVKYGLGRLGPHYATTVGADEMFAGGDIFPSGHTANAVVTWGILAYLATTPRARRVLSVVAAGFALGVGATTVYLGTHWVSDVLLGWIAGLLVLLALPWCEPAIAAANAWLLDSRDRLKQGRGLAPLPFPIPPLPPVAVSPGASSARAAASPAGAPEPAPAHEPAPPARPAPAREPVPAVTGGRSPAAGRSAEQPRPYHPARPHLTRSERTPVTPTGSRRPQPPAERAPRTAPVAPAGRRGHTSG; encoded by the coding sequence GTGCGTACCGACCGAATCCTCGCCCGGCTCGAACAGGAGCCCGAGCGAGCGAGCAGCCGCGACGTCCCGCGGATGAGCCGAACACGCAAGGCGTTGTTCGGCTCGGCCCTCGGGTGTTACGCGGCCGTCGTGCTGGCCGTATTCGTGAGCGACCGTCTGATTCTGCTCGACTGGCAGGTCATGCTGTTCCGGCCCTACAAGCAGTGGCCGGAACTGCACGCCGCGCTCGACTACTTCGTGGTGCTCGGGCAGCGCGGACCGACCGCCGTGCTGGTCGCGGCCTGGCTGGGCTGGCGCTCCTGGCGGCAGCGGACCCTGCGTCCGCTGCTGGCGCTCGGCGCGGCCCTGCTGCTGCTCAACAGCACGGTCGGCGCGGTGAAGTACGGCCTGGGGCGGCTGGGGCCGCACTACGCCACGACCGTCGGGGCGGACGAGATGTTCGCCGGCGGCGATATATTTCCCTCCGGTCACACCGCCAACGCGGTGGTGACCTGGGGCATCCTGGCCTATCTGGCGACCACGCCGCGGGCCCGCCGGGTGCTGTCGGTGGTGGCGGCCGGCTTCGCGCTCGGCGTCGGGGCGACCACCGTCTATCTGGGCACCCACTGGGTGAGCGACGTACTGCTGGGCTGGATCGCCGGCCTGCTGGTGCTGCTGGCGCTGCCCTGGTGCGAGCCGGCGATCGCCGCCGCCAACGCCTGGCTGCTCGACTCGCGGGACCGGCTGAAGCAGGGCCGGGGACTCGCCCCGCTGCCGTTCCCCATACCGCCCCTTCCACCGGTCGCGGTGAGCCCCGGGGCGTCCTCCGCCCGGGCCGCCGCAAGCCCCGCCGGGGCCCCTGAACCGGCGCCCGCCCACGAACCGGCGCCACCCGCGCGTCCCGCTCCGGCACGCGAGCCGGTGCCGGCCGTCACCGGGGGCCGCTCCCCCGCGGCCGGACGAAGCGCCGAGCAGCCCCGGCCGTACCACCCGGCGCGGCCACACCTCACCCGCTCGGAACGGACCCCGGTCACCCCGACCGGAAGCCGTCGCCCGCAACCGCCCGCCGAGCGTGCGCCACGCACCGCACCGGTGGCACCCGCGGGGCGCCGCGGCCACACCTCCGGCTGA
- a CDS encoding SRPBCC family protein — MAEQKGGPVSSLKENPAVGRLKQEASAFAAAQAQRLLVSAGEKLGGATARLTDAAEGRASGGSGLVGLAGESGKKFAEGKGPVRSAVEMGAAGLKDKVKEAVTSGMGKRKGGGGKGKYVTISEDVDVGVPLREAYNQWTQFQEFSTFAKGVQGVESADETTSNWRAKIFWSSRSWKASTTEQIPDERIAWTSEGAKGTLKGVVTFHALDHSLTRILMVLEYYPKGLFEKTGNIWRAQGRRARLDLKNFRRFVMMRGEATGEWRGEIRDGEVVRGHEEVLESEREDEDLPEDAHEEDAGHEEDGEPSGRAEKAPPGDAEDSAADVEDAEDAEDEEHPEDAYEEEDLPEDTYDEDEDEPAEEEELPEEDAEYEADEEDPEYAEDEEPEPAGTRR, encoded by the coding sequence GTGGCTGAGCAGAAGGGCGGCCCCGTGTCGTCCCTCAAGGAGAACCCGGCCGTCGGCCGGCTGAAGCAGGAGGCGTCCGCCTTCGCCGCGGCCCAGGCCCAGCGGCTGCTGGTGTCGGCCGGGGAGAAGCTCGGCGGCGCGACGGCCCGGCTCACGGATGCGGCCGAGGGCCGCGCCTCCGGGGGGTCCGGCCTGGTCGGGCTGGCCGGCGAGAGCGGTAAGAAGTTCGCCGAGGGCAAGGGACCCGTGCGCTCCGCCGTGGAGATGGGTGCCGCGGGCCTCAAGGACAAGGTCAAGGAGGCCGTCACGAGCGGGATGGGCAAGCGCAAGGGCGGTGGCGGCAAGGGCAAGTACGTCACCATCAGCGAGGACGTCGACGTCGGGGTGCCGCTGCGCGAGGCGTACAACCAGTGGACCCAGTTCCAGGAGTTCTCGACCTTCGCCAAGGGCGTGCAGGGCGTGGAGTCCGCCGACGAGACCACATCGAACTGGCGAGCGAAGATCTTCTGGTCCTCCCGCAGCTGGAAGGCCTCCACCACCGAGCAGATACCCGATGAACGGATCGCCTGGACCTCCGAGGGGGCCAAGGGGACCCTCAAGGGCGTGGTGACCTTCCACGCACTGGACCACAGCCTCACCCGGATCCTGATGGTCCTCGAGTACTACCCCAAGGGCCTGTTCGAGAAGACCGGCAACATCTGGCGCGCCCAGGGCCGCCGGGCCCGCCTGGACCTGAAGAACTTCCGCCGGTTCGTGATGATGCGCGGCGAGGCGACCGGCGAGTGGCGCGGCGAGATCCGCGACGGGGAAGTCGTCCGCGGCCACGAGGAGGTCCTGGAGTCGGAGCGGGAGGACGAGGACCTCCCGGAGGACGCCCACGAGGAGGACGCCGGGCACGAGGAGGACGGCGAGCCGTCCGGCCGGGCCGAGAAGGCGCCTCCCGGGGACGCCGAGGACTCCGCGGCGGACGTGGAGGACGCGGAGGACGCGGAAGACGAGGAGCACCCCGAGGACGCCTACGAGGAGGAGGACCTCCCCGAGGACACCTACGACGAGGACGAGGACGAGCCCGCCGAGGAGGAGGAACTCCCCGAGGAGGACGCCGAGTACGAAGCGGACGAGGAGGACCCGGAGTACGCGGAGGACGAGGAGCCCGAGCCCGCCGGCACCCGCCGCTGA
- a CDS encoding catalase encodes MAPQQDRPGDPKQRQREAYRAPDPAGGPLTTDQGVVVDHTDDALAAGERGPTLLEDFHFREKITRFDHERIPERVVHARGAGAYGWFEPYHSCAEFTKAAFLQDPSVRTPVFVRFSTVQGPRGSADTVRDVRGFATKFYTSEGNYDLVGNNFPVFFIQDGIKFPDFVHAVKPEPHNDIPTGASAHDTFWDFVSLQPETLHAVFWLMSDRAIPRSYRMMQGFGVHTFRFVDARGRGTFVKFHWKPRLGVHSLVWDEAQEIQGRDPDYNRRDLWDMIEAGHHPEWELGVQLVPEEDEHAFDFDLLDATKIIPEELVPVRPIGRMVLDRNPDNFFAETEQIAFHTANVVPGIDFTNDPLLQARNFSYLDTQLIRLGGPNFAQIPVNQPVVPVRNHQRDGYHQGRLHTGANYGRNSLGGGCPGIADATDPRAYSHLQERVDGRKIRKRSLSFEDFYSQPALFWHSMADWEKRHMVEAFRFELGKVNSVRVRGRTVDQLALVDHELAAAVAEGIGVPLPEQPEGTPGPVPSPALSIESLKGPGTIATRQIAVLVADGVDGAQLDAVREMLEAAGGAVVEELAARDGTVRDAGGGARPVTRALPTVAAVLYDAVLVPGGPDSALAVGADPAAVRFVRDAFRHGKPVGGLGAGVGVLGALDLGGVELARNGGGMVADRGVVTDPVTGPPGEDFGRAFTEAVAAHRHWGRSPAAH; translated from the coding sequence ATGGCACCACAGCAGGACCGGCCCGGGGACCCCAAACAGCGGCAGCGGGAGGCGTACCGGGCCCCCGACCCCGCGGGCGGGCCGCTCACCACCGACCAGGGCGTCGTCGTCGACCACACCGACGACGCGCTGGCCGCGGGGGAGCGCGGGCCCACCCTGCTGGAGGACTTCCACTTCCGGGAGAAGATCACCCGCTTCGACCACGAGCGGATCCCGGAGCGGGTGGTGCACGCCAGGGGCGCGGGCGCGTACGGCTGGTTCGAGCCGTACCACTCCTGCGCGGAGTTCACGAAGGCGGCGTTCCTCCAGGACCCCTCGGTGCGCACCCCGGTCTTCGTGCGCTTCTCCACCGTGCAGGGGCCGCGGGGGTCCGCCGACACGGTGCGCGACGTGCGGGGATTCGCCACGAAGTTCTACACCTCGGAGGGGAACTACGACCTGGTGGGGAACAACTTCCCGGTCTTCTTCATCCAGGACGGCATCAAGTTCCCCGACTTCGTGCACGCGGTGAAGCCCGAGCCGCACAACGACATCCCCACCGGCGCCTCGGCCCACGACACCTTCTGGGACTTCGTCTCGCTGCAGCCGGAGACGCTGCACGCCGTCTTCTGGCTGATGTCGGACCGGGCCATCCCGCGCAGCTACCGGATGATGCAGGGCTTCGGGGTGCACACCTTCCGCTTCGTCGACGCGCGGGGCCGGGGCACGTTCGTGAAGTTCCACTGGAAGCCGAGGCTGGGGGTGCACTCGCTGGTCTGGGACGAGGCCCAGGAGATCCAGGGCCGCGATCCCGACTACAACCGCCGCGACCTGTGGGACATGATCGAGGCCGGCCACCACCCGGAGTGGGAGCTGGGCGTCCAGCTCGTGCCGGAGGAGGACGAACACGCCTTCGACTTCGACCTGCTCGACGCCACGAAGATCATCCCGGAGGAACTGGTGCCGGTGCGGCCCATCGGCCGGATGGTGCTGGACCGCAACCCGGACAACTTCTTCGCCGAGACCGAGCAGATCGCCTTCCACACGGCCAACGTGGTGCCCGGGATCGACTTCACCAACGACCCGCTGCTCCAGGCGCGCAACTTCTCCTACCTGGACACCCAGCTGATCCGGCTGGGCGGGCCCAACTTCGCGCAGATCCCCGTCAACCAGCCGGTCGTGCCGGTGCGCAACCACCAGCGCGACGGCTACCACCAGGGGCGCCTCCACACCGGGGCCAACTACGGCAGGAACTCCCTGGGCGGCGGCTGCCCCGGGATCGCGGACGCCACGGACCCGCGCGCCTACAGCCATCTCCAGGAGCGGGTGGACGGGCGCAAGATCCGCAAGCGCAGTCTGAGCTTCGAGGACTTCTACAGCCAGCCGGCCCTGTTCTGGCACTCGATGGCGGACTGGGAGAAGCGGCACATGGTCGAGGCCTTCCGCTTCGAGCTGGGCAAGGTGAACTCGGTGCGGGTCCGCGGCCGCACCGTCGACCAGCTGGCGCTGGTGGACCACGAACTGGCCGCCGCGGTCGCCGAGGGCATCGGCGTGCCGCTGCCGGAGCAGCCGGAGGGTACCCCCGGGCCGGTGCCCTCCCCGGCGCTCAGCATCGAGAGCCTGAAGGGGCCCGGCACGATCGCCACCCGGCAGATCGCGGTCCTCGTCGCGGACGGGGTGGACGGCGCCCAGCTGGACGCGGTGCGGGAGATGCTGGAGGCCGCGGGCGGTGCGGTCGTCGAGGAACTGGCGGCGCGCGACGGCACGGTGCGCGACGCCGGCGGCGGCGCCCGGCCCGTCACCCGCGCCCTGCCCACCGTCGCCGCCGTGCTCTACGACGCGGTGCTGGTGCCCGGCGGCCCGGACAGCGCCCTGGCGGTCGGGGCGGACCCGGCCGCGGTGCGGTTCGTCCGGGACGCCTTCCGGCACGGCAAGCCGGTCGGGGGACTGGGCGCGGGGGTGGGCGTGCTCGGCGCGCTGGACCTCGGCGGGGTGGAACTCGCCCGGAACGGCGGGGGGATGGTGGCCGACCGGGGCGTCGTCACGGACCCGGTGACGGGGCCGCCGGGTGAGGACTTCGGCCGGGCGTTCACCGAGGCGGTCGCGGCCCACCGGCACTGGGGGCGCAGCCCGGCGGCCCACTGA
- a CDS encoding gas vesicle protein GvpG — MGLLGELFLLPLAPVRGTGWVLRQVVAEAERQYYDPSAVQRELSALAEELDNGLIDEAEFDRREDELLDRLEEVQRRRGAAPDGGPPPPPR, encoded by the coding sequence ATGGGACTGCTCGGCGAGCTCTTCCTCCTGCCGCTGGCGCCGGTCCGTGGAACGGGCTGGGTCCTGCGGCAGGTGGTGGCGGAGGCGGAGCGGCAGTACTACGACCCCTCGGCCGTCCAGCGGGAGCTGAGCGCCCTGGCGGAGGAGCTCGACAACGGCCTGATCGACGAGGCCGAGTTCGACCGCCGCGAGGACGAGTTGCTGGACCGCCTCGAAGAGGTACAGCGCCGCCGGGGAGCGGCGCCGGACGGCGGGCCTCCCCCGCCGCCCCGATGA